Within Runella rosea, the genomic segment TTTGCCGTTTACCCGCTTCCAGGGGCCGATTTTGATTATGCGGCGGTGGGTGTTACTGCCGATTGGGAACATAATTTAAAGGGGTTTGCGGCTCATTGGAACAAAAATACCAATGCGGCATGGGCATTTGACCAATGGTTTATGAACCTTTTTCCTCGTGAGAAACCTTTCATTAGAAATGGCGGAGGGTATTCTACGTTAAGCTTTATTCCAACGTTGGGTACAATGATTTTAGGGCTGTTGGCGGGTCAATGGCTCAAATCAGATTCGGAGCCGATGGAAAAAGTGAAGCGGTTTGCGACCTTAGGCGTAGCCCTTTTGGTGGTGGGTTCTCTTCTCAGCTGGCTGGGTATTTGTCCCAATGTTAAACGTATTTGGACGCCTACTTGGGTGCTGTTTAGCGGTGGATGGTGTTTTGTGCTGCTCGCAGCTTTTTACTGGTTGGTAGATATACAGGGGTGGCGAAAAGCATTTATTTGGTTGATAATTATTGGCACCAATTCCATTGCCGCCTATGTTATCTCCCATACCATAGTAGAGTTTATTCATCACTCTATTCAAACGCATGTATCTCAAACCTACGACCAGGTGTTTGGAATCACGTATGAGTCCTTGGTTAGGGGTGGATTGATTCTTTTAGTCGAGTGGCTGATTTTGCGCTGGATGTACCGAAATCGGATTTTTGTAAGAATTTAATAAGTTTTTAAGCTCATTTCTTGGACTTTTTAACTATTGCTCCTACTTTTGTAATGCCGCCCCAAAAAGCGGCATTTAATTTAT encodes:
- a CDS encoding acyltransferase family protein; translation: MAPTLPVRISSVDAYRGFVMFLMMAEVLEFGHISKALPDSSFWAFLAYNQDHVEWVGCSLHDLIQPSFSFLVGVALPYSIASRMAKGQNFGAMFGHTIQRSLILIFLGIFLRSMHREQTNFTFEDTLTQIGLGYPVLFWLGFRTFRTQLIALGTILVGYWLFFAVYPLPGADFDYAAVGVTADWEHNLKGFAAHWNKNTNAAWAFDQWFMNLFPREKPFIRNGGGYSTLSFIPTLGTMILGLLAGQWLKSDSEPMEKVKRFATLGVALLVVGSLLSWLGICPNVKRIWTPTWVLFSGGWCFVLLAAFYWLVDIQGWRKAFIWLIIIGTNSIAAYVISHTIVEFIHHSIQTHVSQTYDQVFGITYESLVRGGLILLVEWLILRWMYRNRIFVRI